Proteins found in one Microbacterium sp. LWS13-1.2 genomic segment:
- a CDS encoding DUF3027 domain-containing protein, with amino-acid sequence MSSTPDPADPADVVAAADAASDAPSDESAVTDAASAASDEAAVVEPDEADVVEPDEAAVVEPDEAAVIEPDPQLLAAHDLALAALREITPETSIGEPADYRVEAGGVVSLRFANRLSGYPGWFWTVSLARVDDAEPTVLEVELLPGDGALLAPDWVPWAVRLADYHAAQAALAEAAHAEDDEDDEDEDLDDVDDLDASDFDDDGSSILHAGDVDGVDIDELAEAGADDDEDADDSDEDDDFDEDDEEDDDFDDDRDDDDESDDLDDDEESDEDDSDDDSDDEDSEEDDADES; translated from the coding sequence ATGAGCTCGACGCCTGATCCGGCCGATCCTGCCGACGTCGTCGCCGCAGCGGACGCCGCCTCTGACGCGCCATCTGACGAGTCCGCAGTGACGGATGCCGCATCCGCTGCCTCGGACGAGGCTGCCGTCGTCGAGCCCGACGAGGCCGACGTCGTCGAGCCGGACGAGGCTGCCGTCGTCGAGCCGGACGAGGCTGCCGTCATCGAGCCCGATCCGCAGCTGCTCGCCGCTCACGACCTCGCGCTCGCGGCGCTGCGCGAGATCACTCCCGAGACGTCGATCGGCGAACCCGCGGACTATCGCGTGGAAGCCGGAGGAGTCGTCTCGCTCCGGTTCGCGAACCGCCTCTCGGGCTACCCGGGGTGGTTCTGGACCGTGAGCCTCGCGCGCGTCGACGATGCCGAGCCCACCGTGCTCGAGGTCGAGCTTCTGCCGGGCGACGGCGCGCTGCTCGCGCCGGACTGGGTGCCGTGGGCCGTGCGCCTCGCCGACTACCACGCCGCGCAGGCGGCGCTGGCCGAGGCCGCCCACGCCGAGGATGACGAGGACGACGAGGACGAAGACCTCGACGACGTCGATGACCTCGATGCGTCGGACTTCGACGACGACGGATCGTCCATCCTCCACGCCGGCGACGTCGACGGGGTCGACATCGACGAGCTCGCCGAGGCCGGTGCCGACGATGACGAGGACGCCGACGACTCCGACGAGGATGACGACTTCGACGAGGACGACGAAGAGGACGACGACTTCGACGACGACCGCGATGATGACGACGAGTCCGACGACCTCGACGACGACGAGGAGTCCGACGAGGACGACTCGGACGACGACTCGGACGACGAGGACTCAGAAGAGGACGACGCCGACGAGTCGTGA
- a CDS encoding cold shock domain-containing protein yields MPTGKVRFYDEEKGFGFITSEDGQDVFLHATALPPGTPAPKAGTRLEYGIADGKRGPQALSVRVLEAPVSLAKRSRKPADDMAIIIEDLMKLLDGIGGDLRHGRYPSGAHAKKVAAVLRKVADELDA; encoded by the coding sequence ATGCCCACCGGCAAGGTCAGGTTCTACGACGAGGAGAAGGGGTTCGGCTTCATCACCTCTGAAGACGGTCAGGACGTCTTCCTGCACGCCACCGCCCTGCCTCCCGGCACGCCCGCACCCAAGGCCGGCACGCGGCTCGAGTACGGCATCGCCGACGGCAAGCGCGGCCCGCAGGCGCTGTCGGTGCGCGTGCTCGAGGCCCCGGTGAGCCTCGCCAAGCGCTCCCGCAAGCCCGCCGACGACATGGCGATCATCATCGAGGACCTCATGAAGCTGCTCGACGGCATCGGCGGCGACCTCCGCCACGGCCGATACCCGAGCGGCGCGCACGCCAAGAAGGTCGCCGCCGTGCTGCGCAAGGTGGCTGATGAGCTCGACGCCTGA
- a CDS encoding multidrug ABC transporter ATPase, with translation MSTNPAGDVPVRRIDRILAFMSLGLLVLSILSFFAIMIASAAGADMSTGVWPLVGVLVYVAPLVAFALLLAVLIMSFVRRARANRGG, from the coding sequence ATGAGCACAAACCCTGCCGGCGACGTTCCCGTCCGCCGCATCGACCGCATCCTGGCCTTCATGTCGCTGGGCCTGCTCGTGCTCTCGATCCTGAGCTTCTTCGCGATCATGATCGCGTCCGCCGCCGGCGCCGACATGAGCACCGGCGTCTGGCCCCTCGTGGGCGTGCTGGTGTACGTCGCTCCTCTCGTGGCGTTCGCACTGCTGCTCGCGGTCTTGATCATGAGCTTCGTGCGGAGGGCTCGAGCCAACCGAGGAGGCTGA
- a CDS encoding helicase-associated domain-containing protein, whose amino-acid sequence MVSDARALATRLAELGDAALARTLAARGVSAQSGWHDFFDAAEGLLDPTSVDRALTHLDRRDLIALHTGAGPLDGAPARLALVDAEGIAYTAVVERVAAAADATPNAFRPVLAPADPVPAEPRAAAAAAERAFTTAGSLADILLACLHAPLARTGAGPISAVDRRRLTDAGAIEFAEDLEDLLASAADAGLADAREREWTVTDAGEQWLEAPTPERWETIAEGFRAALPDGLRTPAHGFLVPDAWPDIYPLDPEWPARADRLRRIGVRWGLFGRDDPAAEFAWTTALRAGEPADAGTMAAYLPAEIDRVYLQADLTAIAPGPLAPALDLRLRSIAVRESRAQASTYRFTAASVGAGMTEGETADSMRAFLAELSLTGIPQPLDYLIESTAARHGLVRVSTDHLTGRTRVESSDPGLLDAIAIDQALRPLGLIADSGLLTSRVARDAVYWSLADARYPVVALDADGAAESVHRRAAVAPSVPPAAPEATYARLIRTLRGGHGTQGEAGWLERELEQAVRARAEILVVVRMPDGSERSFVLEAAGLGGGRLRGRDRAADIERTLPVSSIVSVGAA is encoded by the coding sequence TTGGTCTCCGACGCGCGCGCTCTTGCGACGCGGCTCGCCGAACTCGGTGACGCCGCGCTCGCCCGGACGCTCGCGGCGCGCGGCGTCTCGGCACAGAGCGGCTGGCACGACTTCTTCGACGCGGCCGAGGGGCTCCTCGATCCCACGTCGGTCGACCGCGCGCTGACGCATCTCGACCGGCGCGACCTCATCGCCCTGCACACCGGAGCGGGTCCGCTCGACGGCGCGCCCGCGCGTCTCGCGCTCGTCGATGCGGAGGGCATCGCCTACACGGCGGTCGTCGAGCGGGTCGCTGCGGCCGCCGACGCGACTCCGAACGCCTTCCGCCCCGTCCTCGCACCCGCCGACCCGGTGCCGGCCGAGCCGCGCGCCGCCGCGGCCGCCGCCGAGCGTGCGTTCACGACCGCCGGCTCGCTCGCCGACATCCTGCTGGCGTGCCTGCACGCTCCGCTCGCACGCACGGGGGCCGGACCGATCAGCGCAGTGGACCGCCGGCGGCTGACGGATGCCGGCGCCATCGAGTTCGCCGAGGACCTCGAAGACCTACTCGCCTCCGCCGCCGACGCGGGACTCGCGGACGCCCGCGAACGCGAGTGGACCGTCACCGACGCGGGCGAGCAGTGGCTCGAGGCCCCGACGCCGGAGCGCTGGGAGACCATCGCCGAGGGGTTCCGCGCCGCGCTGCCCGACGGGCTGCGCACCCCGGCGCACGGCTTCCTCGTGCCCGACGCGTGGCCCGACATCTACCCGCTCGACCCGGAGTGGCCGGCACGCGCCGACAGGCTGCGCCGCATCGGCGTGCGCTGGGGGTTGTTCGGCAGGGACGACCCCGCCGCCGAGTTCGCTTGGACCACGGCGCTGCGGGCCGGCGAGCCTGCGGATGCCGGCACCATGGCCGCCTACCTCCCCGCCGAGATCGACCGTGTCTATCTGCAGGCCGACCTCACGGCGATCGCGCCGGGTCCGCTCGCGCCCGCCCTCGACCTGCGCCTGCGTTCCATCGCCGTGCGCGAGTCCCGCGCGCAGGCGTCGACGTACCGGTTCACCGCGGCGTCGGTGGGCGCTGGCATGACCGAGGGCGAGACCGCCGATTCGATGCGCGCCTTCCTCGCCGAACTGTCGCTGACCGGCATCCCTCAGCCGCTCGACTACCTCATCGAGAGCACGGCCGCACGCCACGGGCTCGTGCGCGTGAGCACGGACCACCTCACCGGGCGCACGCGCGTGGAGAGCTCCGACCCCGGCCTCCTCGACGCGATCGCGATCGACCAGGCACTGCGCCCGCTGGGCCTCATCGCCGACAGCGGCCTGCTCACGTCGCGGGTGGCTCGCGACGCCGTCTACTGGAGCCTCGCCGACGCGCGCTACCCGGTGGTCGCGCTCGACGCGGACGGTGCGGCCGAGTCGGTCCACCGCCGGGCCGCGGTCGCGCCGTCCGTGCCCCCGGCGGCTCCGGAGGCGACGTATGCCCGCCTGATCCGCACGCTGCGGGGCGGGCACGGCACTCAGGGCGAGGCGGGCTGGCTCGAACGCGAGCTCGAGCAGGCCGTGCGCGCCCGCGCCGAGATCCTGGTGGTCGTGCGGATGCCGGACGGCTCGGAGCGCTCGTTCGTGCTGGAGGCGGCCGGCCTCGGCGGCGGACGCCTGCGCGGGCGGGATCGCGCCGCGGACATCGAGCGCACCCTCCCGGTGTCGAGCATCGTGAGCGTCGGCGCGGCGTGA